The DNA sequence AGGACATACTGGCGATAAAGCCACAAAAATCACTTGGTTTGTCAATGACGGTGAAGCAGTTGCCGCTAATACGACTTTGTTTGAGCTTGAAGGTTATGCCCGTACTTTACTAACGGGTGAACGTGTAGCGTTAAACTTTTTACAAAGCTTATGTGGCACAGCCACTATCACTAGCCAATACGTGAAAGAGCTAGCAGGTAGTAATACCAAGTTATTAGATACACGTAAAACCTTACCTGGCCTACGTAGTGCGCAAAAATATGCGGTGTTATGCGGCGGCGGTGTTAATCATAGAATTGGCCTTTTCGACGCTTTTTTAATTAAAGAAAACCACATTGCTGCCTGTGGCGGCATTAACAAAGCTATCGCAACAGCAAAAGCTAACCACAGCGATAAAACGGTTGAAGTTGAAGTGGAATCTCTTGACGAATTAGAGCAAGCACTTAACGCTGGTGCAGACATCATCATGTTAGATAATTTCACGCCGAAAATGATCGAACAAGCGGTGAGCGCGACACGCGGCAAAGCTAAGCTAGAAGTATCGGGTAATATGACCATAGAAACATTACGCGAATACGCGAAAGCAGGCGTAGATTTTATCTCTTCTGGTGCCTTAACCAAGCACGTGCTCGCGGTAGATTTATCCATGCGTTTTAAATAACGACATCATTGGGCAAGCATGCTAAGACAGCAATGCTTGCCCAGCGCGAATAACTTGCTGTGATAGCGCTTTATTCACCCCTTTGACTAACACCCAACTATGCCAATATAAACGTCTGGTCAGTATTTTATCTGGGCATAGATTCACTAACTCACCAGAATTAAGTTCATCGATAATTTGTAAGCTAGGCAATAAGCAATAAGCGGCGCCTGCTTTTGCCAAACCAACAAAGGCTTCTGATGATTTCACCGTGTGACAATAATACTCGTTCGCTGCTAAATCAAAATGCTGGGCAATATACTTAGTGTGCATATCATCTTTATGATCATAGCTAATGGCTGGTGCCATTTTCAGCGTCTGTGCAGTCACTCCCCCAGAGAAATATTTCTCTTTAAAGCCTGGCGATGAAACTAAGTAATATTCCATCTTGCCAAGCTTAAATGACCGATAGCCCTTAAGTGGTTTAGCCTCAGTGCTTACTGCTCCTATGGCTTCCCCTGAGCGCAGCTTATCTAAGGTTCTCTGTTCATGCTCAATAATTAAATTCAATTCAATTAATTCATTTTCCACTGCCGGGGTAATCGCTTTAATAAACCATGTAGCTAAACTATCGGCATTGACCGCTAAGGCTATTTTCAATGGGCTTGCAGGTTTATCAGGCAATAAATGTGGCAACAACTCACTTTCTAGTTGTTGTACTTTTTTAAAATGACTCAATAATTGCTCACCCGCCTTGGTAGCCTGAATTGGCTGACTGCGAATTAAAATTGGCTGCCCCATAGCTTCTTCTAGCGCTTTAATTCTCTGAGAAATCGCTGACTGACTAATAAACAGCTTCTGTGCCGCCAGCTCAAAGCTTTGATTCTCAATAATGGCATTTAATGCTGCTAACAGTTTGTAATCAAACACCTTCAGCCCTCTTAATAAGTTTTACTTATGATAGTTAAGATTTATTAATTATATTTATACAAATAAAAAGCGCAAACTTGCCTCCTAAATTACTTCAACATAAATCAGCCAAACGCTGCAAACATAGTAAATATTAAGGAGACAGAATATGAGCTTATTAGTGATGACTAAAGGATTTACCTTGGCCCTTAGCATGATCATTCCTATTGGTAGCCAAAACTCCTTATTGCTAAATCAAGGTATTAACAGAAACCATCATGTCATGACCGCGACATTATTTGTACTTTATGATGTTATTTTAATGACGCTAGGCATTTTTGGCGGTAGTTTAATTTTATCCAGTAGCGACTTGTTATTTACCTTGCTAACTTGGGGCGGCATTGCGTTTTTGTTCAGTTACGGCTTAATGTCTTTTAAAGCTGCATACCAAGGCAACACACCTAATGCGGTATTAAGTAAAGAGCATAAATCAGCCAAAATTGTCATATTAACTAGCCTGATTGTGACATTTCTAAATCCGCACGCTTATATAGATACAGTCATGGTCATAGGTAGTGTTGGCGGACAATACAGCGGTGATGCCAAGCTATATTTTTTACTGGGCACTATTTTGGCTTCTATGGTGTGGTTTAGTTGTTTAGCCTTTGGTGCTGCTAAATTTTCAACACAACTATCTCAACCTAAAGTAAAACGCGTAATAGACAGTGTTATTGGTATCATTATGTGGGCTATTGCTTGGTCACTATTTATTACTTGGTTAAATAAATAACCCGAGCTCGGCTTAAATAGCCTAAGTTTAAATAAATAGCTTAAGAGCAGTGTTAACAAGCACTGCTCTTGTTTTAGTTAACTTACTGTTTTAGTTAAATATCGCTTGGCCTGCCAGCATCCATTTTACTGTAATCACATACGCCATTAGCAAAAATCTCCTTTAATTGTGCTAGCTGACTAGAAATATCAATATCACCATAAACCCCTTGTTTTATTGCCTGCTCAACAGGTATGGTTTGGCATTTAAAGATACTGCCCTGCCACGGCCCTTCCGCCTGAATGCGACTATTTGAAAAAATAGCATAATGTTGCGCACAACTGCCTTCGCGTTCATTATTCCACTTGCCGTGCCAAACCCCGCGACCTTTAGCAATCACTTTGCCTTGCTCATCAAAACAGGCGTCTTGTAATTGCTCAGGCCGAGCCTGACTAGCCGTCAAGGCTGGGTTTTCTTTACGTTTTTGTAGCCATTTATCCATTAAAGCGAAAGCTTGTACGCTGGGATCATAATCTCGTTTTGCTACCCAAATCACTTGATTCTCGTAATGACCATTGGCCTCTAATAGTCTAAGCCGAGCGCTAAATGATGCCGACATATGATGCATATCTAATTTCTCTTCTAAATAATGACGAACATCAATAATGGGTAAATCAAGCTGGCCGATAAACACTTGTCCGCCCCGATAAGCTGCCTCAATTGCCGCAAGAGAGGCGCTATGTCTTGGCGCATGTGCTAATACTTCATCATATTCGGTAATATTGTCACTGCCCCACAGAGATAACCAAAGCGGTAACTTACGACCAAAAGGCATTACGATACTTTCAGGCTGCATTTGATGTTGCTCTTTCCAGCCACCGATATATCGATTGATATGAACAAATTCTGTTAAGGTTATTTGTTTTTGTTTAAGTGCCCTAAGGCCATATTGCACCCCTTCATTATCCCAAGTACTTTGCACTAAACCATGTTGATCACGTTTAAATAACCAAGCCATATCTTCCCAATAGTTCCAGTTGGTTTGCTCAACAACATCTTCACTGAAAAAGCTACGTAAAAAGCCTTGCCTCGGGTTATGAATAAAAGTCGACAAACCAAAATAACCATTGATGCACTCACTATTTCCTTGAGGGAAACTTGGTACCATACCCGCCATTAATTGTGCTACCGGCTGTAAAAAAGCTATCCTTTGGGGAAAGTCATGCAAAGTATTCATACCTTCTAATAACTTACGTTGATCCCACTGCTGCCAGCGACTGTTGCCTTTATCTCGAAAGGTAAAATAGTTGTTTAATAAATCGCAATCTAAGGCATAAATGGTTTGGCTAAGCATATCTGGATAAGAATATTGTGGAATTAAGCCATCGAGAATACCTTGGCTATTTTGCGCAATTAGATATTGCGCCAAACCACCACCTGAGCCGCCAATTCCTACAGTGTATAAAGGCTCGCCAAACAAGCTAACAAAGTTAAGTTTTACTCGTCTGGCAGTATCTTCTGCCAATAGCATGTTATAGGTATAGCTAGTACGATTACCACTTGAGCTGATGACCGCATAACCTGCCTGAATTTGCGCTAAGCGATTACTAATAATTTTGACGGCTTTTTGTCGACCTTGGCGAAAACCAATACCTGAGCCACCATTAAATTGATAAATTAAGCGCTTATTCCATAGGCTGCTTTCTACTCTAGTGCCTAATTCTTCTGGCGTTATTGCCATAGCTATGGTGTAAATAAAGCGATTAATACTACCTTGCTCAGCGCGAAACAATTGTAATGGCTGCTTAGCTTGAGCAAGCTGCGAAATAGAATTAAATTGCTCAGGCTTGAGCTTAACAAGGCGATCGGCTTTATCCAGATAGAAAAAATGCAATTGGCTTTTTACTAGGCAATCTTTTGAATGACCAATAATTTTACTTTGCTTATTAATATCCTCGTATACTGGCACGCCAAACCCCTGCAAATTATCAACAAGCGGTTGCCCTAATTTAGAGTCTATGGTCATACAATAAAAAGGATATTGCTTAGGGCCAGAATACAGTGAGTTACTTGGGCCGACTTCGCCAAGCTTAATTGGAAAGGAAAAGGTTTCTTTTGGCCTAGTCACTTGGCTAATATGTGGTTCAATAGGCAAAGTAAAGTTATTTTCTGCCGAGGCGATACGATTTACCTGTCGGTGCTTGTATGGGTCATCAGCAGGGTAAATGAGATAAGCAAGGGCGATAAACGCTGTAGCTAATAACAGGGTTAACTTATTAAAACGCATAAGATCACCACCTTTAGAAGTCTGAGGTTACAATCGAAAAAATTAGCGTTTTGTTGTTATTATTCGTTCTTTCAGTATAGCTAAGCCTGATCATTTTCAAAGATACTCAGCATGATTTTTAGCTGAAATTGCCCCTTTGTATGTTAACCAATAGTGTGCCAAACTGAGTGCGTCTCATTGGAAAATAATCCAAATAACAACAGCTAAACACAAGGAAGCTATATGAAAAATATATCAAAACTGCATACTGGCATTATTTTACTAACTACGCTGCTTTTTGCTGGTTGTAGCAGCACCTATCAAGGTAATGCGCCACAGGAAACAGCTGAAGGTTTAGATTTAAAACACGAAAGTCGCTCAACCTTAGCCTATCAAAAGCCCGGTGTTAACTTTGCTGAATACGACAAGGTACAAATTGCACCAAGTACTGTTGCTTTTAAGAAAAACTGGAAACGAGACTACAATCGCGGTGCTGCATCACTCTCCTCAAAGATACGTGATAAAGATATAATCCGTATTAAGGAATCTGTTGCTGGATTATTAGATGAAGTCTTTTTAGAAGAATTCTCTCGCGACAATAACTATCCGATTGTTAAGCAAGCCAGTGAAGGCACCTTACTTATCAGACCCGCTATTATTAATCTGGATGTAAATGCGCCTGATATCTCATCTGCAACCCCCAGGAAAACATTAACCAATGATTCAGGCTCCGCAACCCTATATTTAGAGCTATACGATGCGGTAAGCGGTGAAATTCTTGCCCGAATTATTGATTCACAAGTTGCTGGTGATCGCGGTTATTACCAATGGTCAAATCGCGTAACCAATCGCGCCGATGCCAAACGCATTATTCGCTCATGGGCGCAAACCTTAAGAAGCAAGTTTGATGAAACCCACCAAAGCAACAAAAAATAGCATAAAATAATGCTCTGCTAGTTTGCTCGTCACTAAATACTTTCTGTATAGCAATGAGCAAACTAGTATTTTCTACTCACCCTTTAATTTACTAACAAAAGTCTTACGAAACTTAGCCAGTTTAGGCGAAACCACCGCCTGGCAGTATTGGTTCTCAGGGTTGTTGTTAAAGTACTCTTGGTGATAGTCTTCACCACAATAAAATTCACTTACTGGCGTCACCTTAGTCACAATATCCTGCTCAAAGGCACCCGATTGACTTAGCTCAGCAATAATTTCATTAGCAATAACTTGCTGCTCATCATTCTCAAAGAAAATTTCTGAACGATATTGAGTGCCAATATCATTACCTTGACGATTAAGCTGAGTCGGATCATGTAAGGTAAAAAAGATCTCTAAAATCTCTCGGTAACTAATGATATCGGCATCAAAGGTTAAACGCACCACTTCAGCATGGCCTGTATCGCCAGCGCAAACTTCTTTATATGTTGGTGCAGCACTGTCACCACCCATATAACCCGACACTGCCTGCTCTATACCTTGCAAGCTGTTATATGCCGCCTCTATACACCAAAAACAGCCACCAGCTAAAGTTGCCTGTTGAATATTCGTCTTATTAGATTTTTCTGTCATAGCCTCACCAAATCACGTGAATTTATCTCGAGTAACAATACACCATAGACGTTTAGACGTCTATTTGTTTTTTGCTGATCTTTATCAACTTGATGTGCCTTGCTTAACTTTTTTGCTCATTAATCAGGTAAGATGCTAATTAATTTCATTTAGCCATAAAAGACTTATGCCAAAATTCATCAAAAGAGCAAGCCAAATACAAGCCATTATTGCCTTGCGTAGCATAGCAATTACCATTCAGCTATTGCTGATCTTTTTTGTTAATTTAGTACTGCATTACCAGTTACCTTGGACTCCGCTATTTAGCGTCATAGGTCTCGAAGTATTGTTTACCTTAGGTAGCAGCTTCTATTATAGAAAACACCACCCGAGTGATGATAAGAACAGCCAAACCGCCATTTTAATTCAAATTTGTGCTGATATTATTTTCTTATCACTACTACTATTTTTCAGCGGCGGAGCAACCAACGCCTTTGTATCTTTGTTACTTATCCCAATTGCCATAGCGGCAGTTACCTTAACGCCAATATTATTAGCCATAGTAGCCTCATTGGCTATTTTCTCTTATAGCGCCTTACTTTGGTTTCTGCCAATGAGTGTTATGCATGGCA is a window from the Litorilituus sediminis genome containing:
- a CDS encoding LysR family transcriptional regulator ArgP; this translates as MFDYKLLAALNAIIENQSFELAAQKLFISQSAISQRIKALEEAMGQPILIRSQPIQATKAGEQLLSHFKKVQQLESELLPHLLPDKPASPLKIALAVNADSLATWFIKAITPAVENELIELNLIIEHEQRTLDKLRSGEAIGAVSTEAKPLKGYRSFKLGKMEYYLVSSPGFKEKYFSGGVTAQTLKMAPAISYDHKDDMHTKYIAQHFDLAANEYYCHTVKSSEAFVGLAKAGAAYCLLPSLQIIDELNSGELVNLCPDKILTRRLYWHSWVLVKGVNKALSQQVIRAGQALLS
- a CDS encoding DUF3313 family protein, coding for MKNISKLHTGIILLTTLLFAGCSSTYQGNAPQETAEGLDLKHESRSTLAYQKPGVNFAEYDKVQIAPSTVAFKKNWKRDYNRGAASLSSKIRDKDIIRIKESVAGLLDEVFLEEFSRDNNYPIVKQASEGTLLIRPAIINLDVNAPDISSATPRKTLTNDSGSATLYLELYDAVSGEILARIIDSQVAGDRGYYQWSNRVTNRADAKRIIRSWAQTLRSKFDETHQSNKK
- a CDS encoding LysE/ArgO family amino acid transporter, with protein sequence MSLLVMTKGFTLALSMIIPIGSQNSLLLNQGINRNHHVMTATLFVLYDVILMTLGIFGGSLILSSSDLLFTLLTWGGIAFLFSYGLMSFKAAYQGNTPNAVLSKEHKSAKIVILTSLIVTFLNPHAYIDTVMVIGSVGGQYSGDAKLYFLLGTILASMVWFSCLAFGAAKFSTQLSQPKVKRVIDSVIGIIMWAIAWSLFITWLNK
- a CDS encoding DUF6351 family protein; its protein translation is MRFNKLTLLLATAFIALAYLIYPADDPYKHRQVNRIASAENNFTLPIEPHISQVTRPKETFSFPIKLGEVGPSNSLYSGPKQYPFYCMTIDSKLGQPLVDNLQGFGVPVYEDINKQSKIIGHSKDCLVKSQLHFFYLDKADRLVKLKPEQFNSISQLAQAKQPLQLFRAEQGSINRFIYTIAMAITPEELGTRVESSLWNKRLIYQFNGGSGIGFRQGRQKAVKIISNRLAQIQAGYAVISSSGNRTSYTYNMLLAEDTARRVKLNFVSLFGEPLYTVGIGGSGGGLAQYLIAQNSQGILDGLIPQYSYPDMLSQTIYALDCDLLNNYFTFRDKGNSRWQQWDQRKLLEGMNTLHDFPQRIAFLQPVAQLMAGMVPSFPQGNSECINGYFGLSTFIHNPRQGFLRSFFSEDVVEQTNWNYWEDMAWLFKRDQHGLVQSTWDNEGVQYGLRALKQKQITLTEFVHINRYIGGWKEQHQMQPESIVMPFGRKLPLWLSLWGSDNITEYDEVLAHAPRHSASLAAIEAAYRGGQVFIGQLDLPIIDVRHYLEEKLDMHHMSASFSARLRLLEANGHYENQVIWVAKRDYDPSVQAFALMDKWLQKRKENPALTASQARPEQLQDACFDEQGKVIAKGRGVWHGKWNNEREGSCAQHYAIFSNSRIQAEGPWQGSIFKCQTIPVEQAIKQGVYGDIDISSQLAQLKEIFANGVCDYSKMDAGRPSDI
- the msrA gene encoding peptide-methionine (S)-S-oxide reductase MsrA — protein: MTEKSNKTNIQQATLAGGCFWCIEAAYNSLQGIEQAVSGYMGGDSAAPTYKEVCAGDTGHAEVVRLTFDADIISYREILEIFFTLHDPTQLNRQGNDIGTQYRSEIFFENDEQQVIANEIIAELSQSGAFEQDIVTKVTPVSEFYCGEDYHQEYFNNNPENQYCQAVVSPKLAKFRKTFVSKLKGE
- the nadC gene encoding carboxylating nicotinate-nucleotide diphosphorylase produces the protein MLTTQLDALKDDISHTVSWALKEDLGAHVSQSADANQDITAMLIPEAEQAVATVISREDCIICGVAWVNEVFAQLDKSLGHTGDKATKITWFVNDGEAVAANTTLFELEGYARTLLTGERVALNFLQSLCGTATITSQYVKELAGSNTKLLDTRKTLPGLRSAQKYAVLCGGGVNHRIGLFDAFLIKENHIAACGGINKAIATAKANHSDKTVEVEVESLDELEQALNAGADIIMLDNFTPKMIEQAVSATRGKAKLEVSGNMTIETLREYAKAGVDFISSGALTKHVLAVDLSMRFK